A stretch of Episyrphus balteatus chromosome 2, idEpiBalt1.1, whole genome shotgun sequence DNA encodes these proteins:
- the LOC129909701 gene encoding antigen 5 like allergen Cul n 1-like, whose translation MKSVVLLLLIGLVTRSLAVDYCSKDLCGSSTHIACNNTGDFAETCSSDRDLVEITVADRKAIVQHHNQLRNDMAAGKLEGFEQSPRMASMQWDAELAKLAELNVKTCKFAHDACHNTVRFPYSGQNLGELLSNFPHSATTRDMMISLIDSWWSEKKDTTMKEINEYPRNFNHVIGHFTVMAVEDNNRVGCAASTFRDPDVDNYYAFLFACNYAKTNIINGKTYSTGNAASKCKTGSNRNFNSLCSIREKY comes from the exons ATGAAGTCAGTCGTATTATTGCTTTTAATTGGTCTTGTTACTAGGTCCCTAGCAGTCGATTACTGTTCCAAGGATCTTTGCGGAAGTTCAACGCATATTGCTTGCAATAACACTGGg gATTTTGCAGAAACCTGTTCAAGTGATCGAGATCTTGTAGAAATCACTGTCGCAGATAGAAAGGCTATTGTTCAACATCACAATCAACTAAGAAATGATATGGCCGCTGGTAAGTTAGAAGGTTTCGAACAATCTCCAAGAATGGCCTCAATGCAGTGGGATGCCGAATTAGCCAAACTTGCTGAACTGAACGTAAAAACTTGCAAATTTGCCCATGACGCATGCCACAATACCGTCAGATTCCCCTATTCTGGACAAAATTTGGGCGAATTACTGTCAAATTTCCCACACTCTGCTACAACACGAGACATGATGATTTCACTGATTGATTCTTGGTGGTCGGAAAAAAAGGATACAACAATGAAGGAAATTAATGAATATCCTAGAAATTtcaa ccatgTTATTGGTCATTTTACGGTAATGGCTGTTGAAGATAATAACAGAGTTGGGTGTGCTGCTTCCACTTTTAGAGATCCAGATGTTGACAATTATTATGCCTTTTTATTTGCATGCAACTATGCGAAGACAAATATTATAAATGGAAAAACTTATTCTACTGGAAATGCTGCAAGTAAGTGTAAAACTGGCTCAAATCGAAATTTCAATTCGCTATGTTCAatcagagaaaaatattaa